aaataaaattacaaaaatgtggtcgtcgttCGAACTCTTTGTGTCGCAGCTCGCCATGCTCTCCACTCGAAGCtgtttggcgggtaaataTAGTCGGAGCATACGAAAGCATTGATTATGAGAGGctaaatagaagagttaaacctgttaTAATGTCCTGACCAGCATTAATCATGTATGCCCCCTGTTGATGCATAACAGTTCGCACTATGCACtatgtgcagatttgaggcctgagccagccaACATAACAACAAGTTATGCaagttttgcttttgtttagTTGTATTCCTGTGGCCGGCCAGATAATTTAATGATGCACAACTTGCATCAATGCAGTGTGTTACATGGACATCTCAAACCCTGCCATTATTTAATATGAGGGCATACCCAGTGTttaatttcaacttttccttccttgttgttattctttcaattttctttcgtaACCCATCTCTTATTTTGTCTTAGGTAAACAGAATCCCATTCCATTGGAGAAACAGCCGATGTTGATCGAGTAACGGTGCCCTTTCGTTGAATGTCGTCATGTACGCCCATGTATTATTCACGTatgtgtattcacgaggataCCCTTTTCCCTATTCCACCTGGGTGGATTCAACTCTTCAGTGGATGGATGGAGGCATGGGGCACTTATTGTCGATGCTTGAcagtatttcccaggcttaaaggtaggacaaatcatttatatttttcttttttgacaattttgggtggcgttgattataaCTCGTTACGttttacgattattcctgagctatgcGGTTAGctgcaactgttttctcttgccgtttttgtttttctcagtaAGGAATCTCATAGTTAGAACGACAGCAGATCAGGCCCGGTTTTGTTACTTACAACTTTTCTGTGGGTTGAACAATCAAATccaaaaatttgaactttaaacACTTAGATCAAAGTACAACTTGAAAACTTTTATCACCAAGAGAGGACCTGCCATTGGTATTCTTATTTCACGTAATCACGTAAATGGAAAAGTAACATGCAACGTAATTGCTTTTAATTAATGAAACAATGATTTAAAGTTTCCCATATTATTTTGGAGACGATTGACAATGGGATAAAAGTGGCCGAATTCATTTGGAcctggaagagaaaaaaattttgtcaaaatcttttttttttgtagataACACTCATAATAGCGCCCGAATACGCCCGGTTAAAGTAAATGGGAAAATCAATGATTTACAATTTGAGAGTTCTCCCGGCGGAATCGATTCAAAAGAGCGCCCGTCGGCGCAAATTCCGTTATTCACTCGATCCAGAAGTGTGGGATTATCTCGAACAAGCCATGCAATCTCGCATCCGCAAACAAATCTGGAAgctaattcatttcaaaaaaataatcaattagcTACAGCACGCTAAAAACTAATGACATTATTTACCTCGGTTTAAATCGATAGTGAGATTACTGTAGAGGAGTGGGTTTAGGAAAACACTCTCTTCAAACCTAGTCATATTCAATTGAAGGTTGATGACATCATAGTCGAACATTCCTGTAATTGTTACAAATAATGAATCACATTTTGGCGACTTTTGCAACCcgctaaatttttaaaaattcgattcAAATGACAGGTGTTTAGAAACGCACCTTCTAGAGAAATGACGTCATAAACGGTCTTGGAAGTGGAATAAAACGTTGCCTTTAGCGGTTGCACCTGATCTCTCGGATCGGGTAAAAGAATCGAAACGGACGAACTTGAGTTGAGCGTCATGGAGAACGTGTGCAAATTAAAGCAATCGGTTAAATTAGGTACTGCTGCGAAATTATTTCCTTCTAAATGTATTTCTTCGATCGATGTTTGCTTGGGAACAAATTCGATAGAGTTGTCCTCTAGACTGTTTCCGGAAAGGTCCAGATAGGTAACAAGAGGAAGCGACGCACCTGGAGCCAGTGCTAATCGTGAAAGACCTCTTTGCGGGGCGGCAGCCCATTGAATCGGAGAATAAACTGTCAAATTGTTCAAGCTCTTCAATGTCGGGATGTCAATGAGACTCTCGACATGACTGTCTATAAAGGCGAGATTTTTCAACTGGTTGCAGTTGTTCAAAACAGCCGAATCGAACTGGCGCAGGTTGCAGTCCCGGAAGGTCAAATTACCCGTCAAACCACATTCGCCGAAACTGTCTTTGAAGGCATTGACGCTGATCATTAGCAGTCCGTCGTTGACCGAGTGGTAATGGTTGCATTCGAAATTGACGCTGCTGATTTGATTGGCCGCTAAGAAATCGTCAGGGACGTAACTGAAAACCGATTGCTTGATGCGAATGATGTTGAATCTGACTATGAGACCGTATGACTGGTAAAATGTTAGGGCTCTCTTCATTGTTTCGGGAGTGGCGTAGTCACCCTCACATTCCACTTTGAATCCAGGGCTCTCTGGATAGCAACGACAGTATGAGCTGGGATTGGGACTTGGACAGGTAGGATTTTGGGCCAAGACTCCTGTCGCCATTACGACGTATCCCAACTaccaaaaagtaaattttaaaatgatagaGGACAATTTACAGTGTTAACCGATCTAGATTATGTAATAAGTTATGATAAAAATCAACTtaccaaaatcaattttaaagaATTCGCCATTCGTGCAGTGTGAGAAATTATTGAAAGATGCAGAACCAAATTGTTTTAGATTAGGACTGTGTCTATTCTAAAGTTTACAGCCGAGTTAATATGCAGAccgtttatattattattagacaAGGTTCGTCAATATCACGAACGTCATGCAGTGCGGTAAGCCAACCACaaacaataa
This sequence is a window from Daphnia pulicaria isolate SC F1-1A chromosome 7, SC_F0-13Bv2, whole genome shotgun sequence. Protein-coding genes within it:
- the LOC124349750 gene encoding uncharacterized protein LOC124349750 is translated as MANSLKLILLGYVVMATGVLAQNPTCPSPNPSSYCRCYPESPGFKVECEGDYATPETMKRALTFYQSYGLIVRFNIIRIKQSVFSYVPDDFLAANQISSVNFECNHYHSVNDGLLMISVNAFKDSFGECGLTGNLTFRDCNLRQFDSAVLNNCNQLKNLAFIDSHVESLIDIPTLKSLNNLTVYSPIQWAAAPQRGLSRLALAPGASLPLVTYLDLSGNSLEDNSIEFVPKQTSIEEIHLEGNNFAAVPNLTDCFNLHTFSMTLNSSSSVSILLPDPRDQVQPLKATFYSTSKTVYDVISLEGMFDYDVINLQLNMTRFEESVFLNPLLYSNLTIDLNRASRFVCGCEIAWLVRDNPTLLDRVNNGICADGRSFESIPPGELSNCPNEFGHFYPIVNRLQNNMGNFKSLFH